The Streptomyces sp. HUAS CB01 genome has a segment encoding these proteins:
- a CDS encoding transglycosylase domain-containing protein, with product MGRAEARRARQRDARRADKAGGIRRFFTWRKLLGTFFTLCLLGMGALFIVYLLVPVPTANAQAEKESNVYKYSDGSILTRTGTVNREIVGLDKIPDDVEKAFVAAENKTFYKDSGVDLKGTARGVFNTLTGGGKQGGSTITQQYVKNYYLNQDQTVTRKLKELVISLKVDQEKDKQEILAGYLNTSYYGRGAYGIQAAAQAYYRKDTQKLTVAEGAYLAALLQAPSQYDWAAASPTGKKLVGERWNYVLNNMVEEKWLDASTRSGLKFPVPKKPKAAPGMEGQTGYLVTAANAELARRGVSEDQIEAGGWTITLSIEKKRQKSLVKAVDEQLEKKLDRKGDKRDATVQAGATSVDPKTGKVVALYGGVGATEHWLSNATRRDYQPASTFKPIVLATALENRSETQDGRRIGLNTVYDGDSKRPVEGSDTPFAPENEDDRSYGPVSVQRATNSSINSVYAQMIVDVGPGKVKETALGLGMHDGEGWPVRPAMSLGTMGASTWDMAAVYATLDNHGEKVVPSIVKDAKHRIRKAGPAPEGGDRVISREAADTVTQAMTGVVSSGSGRNAQGDYHAAGKTGTSENNRSAWFVGYTPELVTAVGLFGEDVKGSQVTLTDTVNEGRANGGGVPAMIWQQYTTGALGGGSDERFDLELMEPVQEEPPASPSGSPSESEEPDEPSDKPSKPEKPDDRPSDSPDPSPSDDRPTGPGDTTGTTEGADGGTSEGGTDSGTTEGGESDGGTGDAGTTDGTTTGTTAGVRPQKT from the coding sequence ATGGGCCGAGCGGAAGCGCGACGAGCCCGGCAGCGCGACGCGCGCCGGGCGGACAAGGCCGGGGGCATACGGCGCTTCTTCACCTGGAGGAAGCTGCTGGGCACCTTCTTCACCCTCTGCCTGCTGGGCATGGGTGCGCTCTTCATCGTCTACCTGCTGGTGCCGGTACCCACGGCCAACGCACAGGCGGAGAAGGAGAGCAACGTCTACAAGTACAGCGACGGCTCGATCCTGACCCGCACCGGCACCGTCAACCGTGAGATCGTCGGTCTGGACAAGATCCCGGACGACGTCGAGAAGGCCTTCGTCGCGGCCGAGAACAAGACCTTCTACAAGGACTCCGGCGTCGACCTGAAGGGCACCGCCCGCGGTGTCTTCAACACCCTCACCGGCGGGGGCAAGCAGGGTGGCTCGACCATCACCCAGCAGTACGTCAAGAACTACTACCTGAACCAGGACCAGACGGTCACCCGCAAGCTCAAGGAGCTGGTGATCTCGCTGAAGGTGGACCAGGAGAAGGACAAGCAAGAGATCCTCGCCGGCTACCTGAACACCAGCTACTACGGGCGCGGTGCCTACGGCATCCAGGCAGCCGCCCAGGCGTACTACCGCAAGGACACCCAGAAGCTGACCGTCGCCGAGGGCGCCTATCTGGCCGCCCTGCTCCAGGCCCCCAGCCAGTACGACTGGGCGGCCGCCTCGCCGACCGGGAAGAAGCTGGTGGGCGAGCGCTGGAACTACGTCCTGAACAACATGGTCGAGGAGAAGTGGCTGGACGCGTCGACGCGTTCGGGCCTCAAGTTCCCCGTGCCGAAGAAGCCCAAGGCGGCCCCGGGCATGGAGGGCCAGACCGGCTACCTCGTCACGGCGGCCAACGCCGAACTCGCCCGGCGCGGGGTCAGTGAGGACCAGATCGAGGCCGGTGGCTGGACCATCACCCTCAGCATCGAGAAGAAGCGCCAGAAGTCCCTGGTCAAGGCCGTCGACGAGCAGTTGGAGAAGAAGCTCGACCGCAAGGGCGACAAGCGGGACGCGACCGTCCAGGCGGGCGCGACCTCCGTCGACCCGAAGACCGGCAAGGTCGTCGCCCTGTACGGCGGTGTGGGGGCGACCGAGCACTGGCTGTCGAACGCCACCCGCCGGGACTACCAGCCCGCGTCCACCTTCAAGCCCATCGTCCTCGCCACCGCCCTGGAGAACAGGTCGGAGACCCAGGACGGCCGGCGGATCGGCCTCAACACCGTCTACGACGGCGACAGCAAGCGCCCGGTCGAGGGCAGCGACACGCCCTTCGCGCCGGAGAACGAGGACGACCGCAGCTACGGCCCGGTCAGCGTCCAGCGGGCCACGAACAGCTCCATCAACTCGGTGTACGCCCAGATGATCGTGGACGTCGGACCCGGCAAGGTGAAGGAGACCGCGCTGGGCCTCGGGATGCACGACGGCGAGGGCTGGCCGGTGCGGCCCGCGATGTCGCTCGGCACGATGGGCGCCTCGACCTGGGACATGGCCGCCGTCTACGCGACCCTCGACAACCACGGCGAGAAGGTCGTGCCGTCGATCGTGAAGGACGCCAAGCACCGGATCCGGAAGGCCGGGCCGGCGCCCGAGGGCGGTGACCGCGTCATCAGCCGGGAGGCCGCCGACACGGTCACCCAGGCGATGACCGGCGTGGTGAGCAGCGGCTCCGGCCGCAACGCCCAGGGCGACTACCACGCGGCGGGCAAGACCGGTACCTCGGAGAACAACCGATCGGCGTGGTTCGTGGGCTACACCCCCGAACTCGTCACCGCCGTCGGCCTGTTCGGCGAGGACGTGAAGGGCAGTCAGGTCACCCTGACCGACACCGTCAACGAGGGCCGCGCCAACGGTGGTGGCGTGCCCGCCATGATCTGGCAGCAGTACACCACCGGCGCGCTGGGCGGCGGCTCGGACGAGCGGTTCGACCTGGAGCTCATGGAACCGGTGCAGGAGGAGCCCCCGGCGAGCCCCAGCGGGTCGCCCTCCGAGAGCGAGGAGCCGGACGAGCCCTCGGACAAGCCGTCGAAGCCGGAGAAGCCGGACGACCGCCCGAGCGACTCGCCCGACCCGTCGCCGTCGGACGACCGGCCGACCGGGCCGGGTGACACGACGGGCACCACGGAGGGCGCCGACGGCGGGACCTCCGAGGGCGGGACGGACTCCGGCACCACGGAGGGCGGCGAGAGCGACGGCGGTACCGGCGACGCCGGCACCACGGACGGCACGACGACGGGGACGACGGCGGGGGTACGGCCCCAGAAGACCTAG
- a CDS encoding catalase, protein MDGRTLVTESPPKAPYTTNNHGIPVESDEHSLTVGPDGPILLQDHYLIEKMAQFNRERVPERVVHAKGSGAYGFFEVTNDVSQFTKADLFQPGRRTEMLARFSTVAGEQGSPDTWRDPRGFALKFYTEHGNYDLVGNNTPIFFVRDTIKFQDFIRSQKRHPVTGLRNNDMQWDFWTLSPESAHQVTWLMGDRGIPKTYRHMNGYGSHTYMWVNGAGERFWVKYHFKTDQGIDFLTQEEADELAGFDADKHRRDLYESIEAGNAPTWTLKVQVMPFEDAADYRFNPFDLTKVWPHGDYPLIDVGRMTLNRNPEDYFVHIEQAAFEPSNMVPGIGPSPDKMLLGRLFSYPDTHRYRIGPNYAQLPPNRPRSPVNSYAKDGPMRYAPSYAARSYAPNSYGGPDADFARFGDPAGWATAGEMVREAYKLHREDDDWGQAGTMVRNVLDDAARSRLVSNVSGHLKQGVSRPVLDRAVQYWRNVDKEIGDRIAKEVNGG, encoded by the coding sequence ATGGACGGGAGGACGCTCGTGACCGAGTCACCCCCCAAGGCTCCGTACACGACGAACAACCACGGCATCCCCGTGGAGAGCGACGAGCACTCGCTGACCGTGGGGCCCGACGGCCCGATCCTTCTCCAGGACCACTACCTGATCGAGAAGATGGCCCAGTTCAACCGCGAACGGGTCCCCGAACGGGTGGTGCACGCCAAGGGCTCCGGCGCGTACGGCTTCTTCGAAGTCACCAACGACGTCAGCCAGTTCACCAAGGCGGACCTGTTCCAGCCGGGCAGGCGCACCGAGATGCTGGCCCGGTTCTCGACGGTCGCCGGTGAGCAGGGCTCCCCGGACACCTGGCGCGACCCGCGCGGTTTCGCGCTGAAGTTCTACACCGAGCACGGCAATTACGACCTGGTCGGCAACAACACGCCGATCTTCTTCGTACGCGACACGATCAAGTTCCAGGACTTCATCAGGTCGCAGAAGCGCCACCCCGTCACCGGGCTGCGCAACAACGACATGCAGTGGGACTTCTGGACCCTCTCCCCCGAGTCGGCGCACCAGGTCACCTGGCTGATGGGCGACCGGGGCATCCCCAAGACCTACCGCCACATGAACGGCTACGGATCGCACACCTACATGTGGGTCAACGGCGCCGGTGAGCGGTTCTGGGTGAAGTACCACTTCAAGACCGACCAGGGCATCGACTTCCTCACCCAGGAGGAGGCCGATGAACTCGCAGGTTTCGACGCGGACAAGCACCGGCGCGACCTGTACGAGTCGATCGAGGCCGGGAACGCGCCCACGTGGACCCTGAAGGTCCAGGTCATGCCGTTCGAGGACGCCGCGGACTACCGGTTCAACCCCTTCGACCTGACGAAGGTGTGGCCGCACGGGGACTACCCGCTGATCGACGTGGGCCGGATGACGCTGAACCGGAATCCGGAGGACTACTTCGTCCACATCGAGCAGGCCGCCTTCGAACCGTCGAACATGGTTCCGGGTATCGGTCCCTCACCGGACAAGATGCTTCTGGGCCGGCTGTTCTCGTACCCGGACACCCACCGGTACCGGATCGGCCCCAACTACGCGCAGCTGCCGCCCAACCGGCCGCGCTCGCCGGTGAACTCGTACGCCAAGGACGGTCCGATGCGGTACGCGCCGTCCTACGCGGCACGGTCGTACGCGCCGAACTCCTACGGCGGCCCGGACGCCGACTTCGCCCGCTTCGGCGACCCGGCGGGGTGGGCCACGGCGGGCGAGATGGTGCGCGAGGCGTACAAGCTGCACCGCGAGGACGACGACTGGGGCCAGGCGGGGACGATGGTCCGCAACGTCCTGGACGACGCCGCCCGTTCGCGGCTGGTGTCGAACGTCAGCGGCCATCTGAAGCAGGGCGTCTCGCGGCCGGTGCTGGACCGCGCGGTGCAGTACTGGCGCAACGTCGACAAGGAGATCGGCGACCGGATCGCCAAGGAGGTCAACGGAGGCTGA
- a CDS encoding ATP-binding SpoIIE family protein phosphatase: protein MTEHPTSHEGRQPVAARPQERTRPRQEAAAHAPLPAAPAAVPPQPPAPQDPSGLARREGDRLRFVGAATRRIARGIDLDEIVLGLCRATVPTFSDAILVYLRDPLPVGDERPVAPFVLRLRRTDRLRLTDDDTDGALMAGVQVPVLGTPAEAAPAAELCEVIAGGALAEVLRGVRPVFGDSAAARAALPELLGDGKTLPAGQRAILAPLRGRRRVTGAAIFLRRPDRPAFEPDDLLVAAQLATHTALGIDKAVLYGREAYIADELQRTMLPEGLPQPTGVRLASRYLPAAETARVGGDWYDAIPLPGSRVALVVGDVMGHSMTSAAIMGQLRTTAQTLAGLDLPPQEVLHHLDEQAQRLGTDRMATCLYAVYDPVSHRITIANAGHPPPILLHLGGRAEVLRVPPGAPIGVGGVDFEAVELDAPAGATLLLYTDGLVESRLRDVWTGIEQLRERLAATAQLTGPDHSPPLEALCDDVLDMLGPGDRDDDIALLAARFDGIAPSDVAYWFLEPEDSAPGRARRLARRALARWGLEELSDSVELLVSEVVTNAVRYAERPVTLRLLRTDVLRCEVGDDSPQLPRQRRARDTDEGGRGLFLVNRLARRWGATRLSTGKVVWFELSAQA, encoded by the coding sequence GTGACGGAGCATCCCACCTCCCACGAAGGCCGGCAGCCTGTCGCTGCCCGGCCCCAGGAGCGCACCCGGCCGCGGCAGGAGGCCGCCGCCCATGCCCCGCTGCCCGCGGCGCCCGCCGCGGTCCCGCCGCAGCCGCCCGCACCCCAGGACCCCTCGGGCCTGGCGCGCCGCGAGGGCGACCGGCTGCGGTTCGTCGGGGCGGCGACCCGGCGGATCGCCCGCGGCATAGACCTGGACGAGATCGTGCTCGGGCTGTGCCGGGCCACCGTGCCCACGTTCTCCGACGCGATCCTCGTGTACCTGCGGGATCCGCTGCCCGTGGGCGACGAGCGGCCCGTCGCGCCGTTCGTGCTGCGGCTCCGCCGCACCGACAGGCTGCGTTTAACCGACGACGACACCGACGGGGCCTTGATGGCCGGCGTCCAGGTGCCGGTGCTCGGCACCCCGGCCGAGGCGGCGCCGGCCGCCGAGCTGTGCGAGGTGATCGCGGGCGGTGCGCTCGCCGAGGTGCTGCGGGGCGTCCGTCCCGTCTTCGGCGACTCGGCCGCCGCCCGGGCCGCCCTGCCCGAGCTGCTGGGCGACGGCAAGACCCTGCCCGCGGGGCAGCGGGCGATCCTGGCCCCGCTGCGTGGCCGGCGCCGGGTCACCGGCGCCGCGATCTTCCTGCGCCGCCCGGACCGGCCGGCCTTCGAGCCGGACGACCTGCTCGTGGCCGCCCAGCTGGCGACGCACACCGCGCTCGGCATCGACAAGGCGGTCCTGTACGGCCGTGAGGCGTACATCGCGGACGAGCTGCAGCGCACGATGCTCCCCGAGGGGCTGCCTCAGCCGACCGGAGTACGGCTGGCCTCCCGCTATCTCCCGGCCGCCGAGACGGCCCGGGTCGGCGGCGACTGGTACGACGCCATCCCGCTGCCCGGCAGCAGGGTCGCGCTGGTCGTCGGCGACGTCATGGGCCACTCCATGACCTCGGCCGCGATCATGGGCCAGCTGCGGACGACGGCCCAGACGCTGGCCGGCCTGGACCTGCCGCCGCAGGAGGTGCTGCACCATCTCGACGAGCAGGCGCAGCGGCTCGGCACCGACCGGATGGCGACCTGCCTGTACGCGGTCTACGACCCGGTCTCGCACCGGATCACGATCGCCAACGCGGGCCATCCGCCGCCGATACTGCTGCACCTCGGCGGCCGGGCGGAGGTCCTGCGGGTGCCGCCGGGCGCCCCCATCGGCGTGGGCGGGGTGGACTTCGAGGCCGTGGAGCTGGACGCGCCCGCCGGGGCCACGCTGCTGCTGTACACCGACGGGCTGGTGGAGTCGCGGCTGCGGGACGTGTGGACGGGCATCGAGCAGCTGAGGGAGCGGCTGGCCGCGACGGCGCAGCTCACGGGGCCCGATCACTCGCCGCCGCTGGAGGCGCTCTGCGACGACGTGCTGGACATGCTCGGCCCGGGCGACCGGGACGACGACATCGCGCTGCTCGCGGCCCGTTTCGACGGGATCGCGCCGAGTGACGTCGCGTACTGGTTCCTGGAGCCGGAGGACTCCGCCCCCGGGCGGGCCCGCCGGCTGGCCCGCCGGGCGCTGGCCCGATGGGGCCTGGAGGAGCTGTCGGACTCGGTGGAACTCCTGGTCAGCGAGGTGGTCACCAATGCGGTGCGGTACGCGGAGCGGCCGGTCACCCTCCGGCTGCTGCGCACCGACGTCCTGCGCTGCGAGGTCGGCGACGACTCACCGCAGCTGCCGCGCCAGCGGCGGGCCCGGGACACGGACGAGGGCGGCCGCGGGCTGTTCCTGGTGAACCGGCTGGCCAGACGGTGGGGCGCGACCCGGCTGTCCACGGGCAAGGTGGTCTGGTTCGAGCTGTCCGCCCAGGCATGA
- the fomD gene encoding cytidylyl-2-hydroxypropylphosphonate hydrolase, protein MTGSAGFEHWAPGEQILWRYRGNGSSDVHICRPVTVVRDTDELLAVWMAPGTECVKPVLADGTPVHHEPLATRYTAPRRTVRAHWSGTGVLKLARPGDAWSVWLFWEQGWQFRNWYVNLEEPHLRWSGGIDSEDHFLDITVQPDRTWRWLDEDEFDQARTAGLMDEDQARRVRSAGLDAVGVIRDWGPPYSDGWEDWRPDPRWPVPELPGDWNRTPAPTSA, encoded by the coding sequence ATGACGGGATCGGCGGGCTTTGAGCACTGGGCGCCGGGGGAGCAGATCCTCTGGCGGTATCGCGGCAACGGCTCCTCCGACGTGCACATCTGCAGACCCGTGACCGTGGTCCGGGACACCGACGAATTGCTGGCGGTGTGGATGGCCCCGGGCACCGAGTGCGTGAAGCCGGTGCTCGCCGACGGGACGCCGGTGCACCACGAGCCGCTCGCCACGCGGTACACGGCGCCCCGGAGGACCGTGCGCGCCCACTGGTCCGGCACGGGGGTGCTGAAGCTCGCCCGGCCCGGCGACGCGTGGTCGGTGTGGCTCTTCTGGGAGCAGGGCTGGCAGTTCAGGAACTGGTACGTGAACCTGGAGGAGCCGCATCTGCGTTGGTCCGGCGGCATCGACTCCGAGGACCACTTTCTGGACATCACCGTGCAGCCGGACCGCACCTGGCGCTGGCTGGACGAGGACGAGTTCGACCAGGCGCGGACGGCCGGGCTGATGGACGAGGACCAGGCGCGGCGGGTGCGCTCGGCCGGGCTGGACGCGGTCGGGGTGATCAGGGACTGGGGCCCGCCGTACTCCGACGGCTGGGAGGACTGGCGGCCCGACCCCCGCTGGCCTGTACCGGAGCTGCCGGGCGACTGGAATCGGACCCCCGCACCCACGTCCGCATGA